TTGCGGGTAATATCAACCCCCTGAAATGATGTTTGTTTCCTTTGTTATACACCCGAAGTAAATGAGGGGCGATTTAACTTTTTTATCCGATTGATCGCAGTTGTTACAAATATCGAGTAATCGCAAAAATGATCGTTTTTTCGCATGTGTTAATTTACCCTCGATGACGTAGTGAAAGCGAAAACACGGTTATATTTGTTACATCACAATGTTGGCTTTTCTATTTTGCATCTCAACGGCATTGCCGTGAGGTTAGAATCGACTTTCGTGACCCCGAAAAGCATTGGACAAGAAGATTGTTTTTCTAGATTTTACTTTGGCGAAAATCTCGATTCACCCGCGTTGGAAGGGTTAATCTATTTATATAGTCGATTCTCTTGGgagttgtaaaaatattttcaacggtAGGAGAAAAAATACGTCTCTGACATTAAAGTGAAGCATTTCAGAGTTTTTCAATTCCCCCTTAATATATACGACACCTACTAATATTGTTTATACCTATTCCTTATgctctatttattttttatctacaTAACTGCATTCTTGACATGTAAGAATTTACGCTTCACAATTTCTACAAAGcctgaattttcaaactgcTTCACAGCGTAGCTGGATAACACataaatatacgttaaatatTATAGATTCGGTAAAATAGTTTTCTGCAATTACCTTCCTCAGAATTTTAGCATCCCCTACGTATCTTCAGAGCAATCCCTCCAAATTGTATATCCATATATCGTCGGTCGTCGAGTAACCATGTTCTACACTCCCATTCGTGTTATcctgaaaaatcaaattcaatttttttatctccaaAACGTCGTATAAagctaaaaaatattttctgtctTCTAATTACCTTCCAATGTCGTTATCGTGTTTGATATTTGATCCTTGCAAATCTTTCGtccaaaaatttgttctcAACGCTGTTTTTTGGTCCTTATAAAATCGTGTCTAATACATCATTACTTAATATTTGCCTGTGATTCGTCTTTGAAATTagactatttttaaaaacggtAATTAAAACCAGTTCacggagagaaatttttatttccggttaccgttcggtccttaattattttcattttttaccgcaatcgaaaaatattgttctaggtagaaaatgaaaattagttttctagccgttaccggaaagtctagttttcgttgctattctttatcattacgatcgctgttgctagattttcttgcaaccgttgcgaaaatttaatgctccTGCAAGAAtcaattgacgttaaagccttgtttaaaactaaaaaaactaaaaaattagagtaaacctcacaaattgattttgcgttgaatagcgcaaaatgttttaCGTTAAGAAAACACACAATATTAAAATGTTTTTCGATGTACGATATCGTCTTTAACAAAACGGAAAAGTGTTTGCTCTCCTttcgcaaaaaaataataaaaattataaaaaacacGAATCAGCACACTCCTTACATTCTCAATTCGTAAAACCgttacagaattttttgacTGAAGATACATAAAGACTGATAGCCTTGTCGGAGTTTATGTGATCGAAAATTAACGAGATAAATTCATAGCCAAGCGACGCCCTCTGAGTTTCAACTTGCACGCGAAAATCAATCCGGCAGGCGGTCGGTACGTAAAGACGACAAGAACTGATGTTATCATCGCTCACCGTGTGTGCCCAGATAATGCAGAGTCGAATATTGTTGCAGCTATGAAATGACGAACGGTAACAGACTGAAATTTTCGTGCAACCCCGTATGGACGCCGAATACTTTTCAACTACGCAAATTCATTTGGGCCAAAGTCAGCGATGTCGATCCAACTCCATCGGATCGACAAGAGATGGAGATATACAGTTGTTCCTATATGTACCTTATGTAATTTCTGTACATATGTTTATTAGCGCTATAATGAGTTAAACTTACGCGCGAATAAAATTGTCATTCAAAAAACTACGATATTTTAGTATTTGACCGGTGAAAATAAGTTCGCCTACGCTCGTTTCCACACCACCGCAAGCGGTAGAGCACCcggcgcgttttttttttacgtggtaTCCCCGGTAGGCCTACTCCACGGAGAATAGTTGCAAGATCGATATTacgttcttcgaaaaattgcagatgactttttttcacatgttaATTATGGTAAGAAAACTAcagctgaataaattttactgcACTTTTTGATCATGACGATTCTGAACTACATCGCTAAGTCTATGCATCGGTAGAAGCAAGATGACtgacgttaatttttcagtataGTCAATAAAACTCGGTTACCTGAAACAGATGAAAGTATAATTAGTGACatataccgacacagacaaaAATACACTTAGCTTagatgagtaaaaaatataatcaacgAATAAAGAGACAAATTAATTAGTTGAAACGGACAAAAGATTTGATTAACTGAAAGAGACGGAAAGTTTGACTAgctgaaacattgaaaaagtttgattagctgaaacagacaaaaggtttgattagctgaaacagacagaAAGTTCGATTGGCTGAAAGAGACAGAAAGTTTGACTAgctgaaacattgaaaaagtttgattagctgaaacagacaaaaggtttgattagctgaaacagacagaAAGTTCGATTGGCTGAAAGAGACAGAAAGTTTGATTAcctgaaagagaaaaaaagttttattagctgaaacagactAAGGCATGGTTAGCACAATCACATAAGTTTACACAGTGAGAAAAAATGGGTCGAGTCCAACATGATATTCGCTTTAATATTCGTTGCTTCGATTATTAATTGTATGGATGAATGAAAGaagattctaaattttttgaatcgacGTCTCTTTCCGCTTTGAGTTATCAAAGTGAATATCATTTTCGACTGAACATTCTATAGTTTTGAGTgcatttgttaaaaaaaaattgattttgttgcCCTGAAACAGAGAGTAATGCGATCAGTTAAACGATTATTTCTGTAAATGTcagatattatttcaaagATACGTACGCCAAGATTTTCTACTATCAGTGTACACTACCGAGATTTTTGTTCCTGCGCGTTGAGCGGCGGTTTTCAAAGGCCGCGCTCTCTCTCATAACTGAAAGGTATCAAGTCCACGCGCAAAAGGCAGCGTTgaacttgaaaactttattattcgtcaaaaaattgaccgaagaGCCGAAAAATCAGCACATCGAAAGTGCGTAACTCTTTTGTATACTGTTTGTAAAATCGACGCGCCAAAAGCAGCGTCCAATTCTCGTGATTAATCTACGCGCAATAAGGCGCGACAGATCAAACcgtcaaaaaaattgtattatctGAGACTTGTCCCAGAAATTCTGTAGAAACCCAATCCACATCTGCatctttttgaatttgataCATTGCTATGCGGATTGTTGTTCTCAGattacaaatcgaatcgaaatcGGGAAGGAGGTTGGAAggcatgcattattgtgtggcgtgacggtcggcgttcctcttcgacgcgaagtcttcgagctcagAATCTCTCCCCATCcagcgtaccacggaacgcgatgGATGGTCCAGAGACGCGTTTTGcccattcagacgatcacagagatcaATTGAATGGAATAGTGATCGGCAATGGCTGAATAATTGTATTGAATAACGATTGAAGATTGTCTGAAGAGTGacaagaaatggaaaattcaatCTAGTTAATATTCAAATGCTTAAAATCGGTCGAGCGACTCGAATACCGAATCTTTTGGGAAATAAATTtctgtgatcgtttgacgctGTGGATTGCAAAAGTTAGCAACATCGCGgtacatcgcgaccttcctaccctTCACTGTTTCCCAACGAAACCACCCAACGGAAAAGAGAGACtctcacacacacatgcataaaGCCCGCGACGGATCCCAAAACGTCCACCTATACCTGcccggttacctatattcgatctaAACGATTCTCCATTCTTTCCAACACACGTCATTCTTCGTCATTCGCGCCGTGGTCActgacttacattttcgttgTTTACCTGTtgggagcaaaatgtttttgtatcgtaGTCTGCCTACTCAGAATACAGCATTGCGGTTGTTTTCCGCCAACCCTAATatcgtatgtattattttagCAAATGTTGGCAGACTATCGGTACATCaaccttttgtaaaattgattaaaaacatcCTATATACCAAttggcatttttctaagcgagctaagAAAGAAAAGCTTTGATCGATACTTGTTGAATGttgaaagattgaaaatgacaTGTAATACAAGATGCAATTTGATTACGTTACGTTGTGCcagactttggaattttatcgatttaacAATAATGTGGATAATTGAATACGTTAAAACCTCAGGTGAACCCACCGCTTGAACGACATCatcggtaaattcaaacgtagattATTACATCAATTGCAAAACGCAATTCGATCTCGCGAGTGCCGAGTAAGCGATGGAtacctgtcgcgatgctcattccacttttagcaacgtgtaaaatttctaACTTCAAGTAAGCTACGGTTAtttaattgtgaaaaaaaattattcgactgAAAGTCAAGCACGTTGCGATAGCGAATGAACCTATCCATGCAGCTAGGAAATCGAtgatttgtgtaaaaattgttaccgccacgccacgtgacagGGAAATACCAGGGAAATACCCGTAACCTAAATACGTGCAAACTCACCACGTTGCCGAGACATAGAAAAGTTACTCGGAAGTCTCTGcttaaatctgtgaaaaagaaaacaaaacgcTTGAATTAATTTAGTAAATCGGCTTTTTCAGTCTTCAAATTAGTTATCACTGTTGTCTAGTTTCATATTAATGCATTCCATGTTATGCAAGAACAAAATTTCGGCTTTAAATGCACCAACTTGAATTATCTATCGATAATTAAAGTAAGTATCGTTACCTCGACTTTGGGCTGCTCCAAACTTTCACACGTAACAGTTCTTGTAGCATCTCTCAGGTTGATTGGCGAAGCGACGCACTTTTCACATAATTCAGACCTTCACTAACCTTTTATAACCCAAAAATCCGCACCTCACTAACACTCGATTCTACACTCACTTCTCGTACTGTAGCTGTCTGTTTGAAACGACCGAATAAACTTGCTAACGATGCAACTGCGCATTTGCCGAAGATCAGccaaaacaataataaaatggACGCTCGACgcacagagaaaaaaatagacatCGCTGCAATCCGAAGTTacacaaaacaatgaaaactcGGGACACGAAATTGACCTTCAACGTTCGCGGGATGATTTATTTCAGCAACTCGGTTCTTCTTCATGCTACAAACGCTCTGCTCTTCGTGTATCATTCACAGATGAGTATGGTGGAAATACGCTGATCAAACAACGCGACACAACACGAACGACACGGTTTGGATGTTGAACCGATACTGAAAGCACGCAGCTTCACTCCGATCGCTCGGAAACAATTGATGCCGCACGACGCTCAGAACAgatttaaatcacttttctGAACGACGAAAGATAATAATTCTCCCACTCTCTGTTTGTCGCTCTTCCTATGGAGTGGGGGTAGCTGCTCTGTCCCTCTAGAGCGGCAGAGTGGGAGGGGGGGATTATTATCTTCTGTCCTTTGGAGAACCGATTCAAGTCCGTTCACGGGATGCTTACGCCGTTGCTTACGCTCTATTTTCTCTATGTGTCTATGGTTTCAACGGCCGGGAGAAAATACCACGTAAGCTATGCGCAACGCGATCTAAATATTTACAGGATTACCGTAACATGCGTTGTCAGGCCAAGTTTGAATTCTTCCAGCACTTGCGGCGTTGTCGCAGAATTCATCGATATcgtcgttgactgaagatatgCATCCTCAGTTAACGATATCATTGACCAAGCCATTAGCGTTGTCAAAAAACCCGCCACTTTGGATCGTATCTCCGCATGCTCCGGCGGTGAAAGACGATTGGCGCATGGTCACGCGGTACGTCATATGACAACAGCAGAGTTCGAGAGGCTAGTCAGGCGGTCTCTGCCTTCTGCTAGCGACACGGAGAGGCCACCTCAGTGATCCAAGTGCCAAGGTGTAGTGATGGGTTCTCGCAAAATGTTCGCCCTCGGGTTTTTAATCCTCGTCGAAATATCGGCGATAATCTGCGGAGACGTCGCACCCGTCTTGATATGCGGCGGGGATGCAGCGGACCGTTTGGAGCCAGCAAATCCACTGCTAAAAACGTCCCAGACCGAGTTCACCGAGATCCTGGCAAACAAGGTGGGCGGGTCCCGGAGTCCCATGGTCGTTTTTGAACAGGAGAACTTCTGCGTCGAAGATATAACTCGCAACAAGCATCAGCTGAGCGGGTTGGGACTGTGCGATTATTTGTCAGCCGTCGAGGCTCCGCTCTCATCCCTGGAAGACCTCGACGGTTACAACGTCTCCAGGGAGGAGAAGCCCGAGACCATTGAAGACGGTCAGGCCGTCATCGTATCAATTTCAGAGCTATCGACAGTCCCTGAGTTGTACAGGAATCTCGTCGCCAACAACCCAAACCTGATCGCCATCCTGACCGGCGTCTCGTGTAGCTACAACCGATTGGAGAGAACTCGCCGAGCCGTTACAGCCAGGAACGACACTGACGCTATTCTGTTCTATGCCGATAGGATACTTTTTTATTCCCCGAGTGGAATTTACGCCAAGGTGAGAAATCCAGGCACGGTTAATTTGCCTGCTTCTTCTGTCCGTCCAAAATTGAGGTGTTACACTCGTTAGAACATGAAGATTTACTTTATaatgcattatttttttcaattttagacTGGCAGTAACGACTATTCTTTACTTGGAACACCAAGTAATACTTCGACTGTCGAAAATGGAACAACTCAGATTCGTCTAGACATGGTTTTCGATACAGTAACGTTGCGCATACAATTCACCAAAAAATGGGCCGGATACTGGTACTTCGAACATGTCATATACGAGAATGACACGGCGACCGAAACGCTGACCAGTGATTCAGCGATATACTTTCCGACCGGTTTCTCTTACCATTGCTCGTTGAAATCTGTCTTTTACTCCAACACGACATATGTCAATATTACCGATATCCAGGTACAAATCGACCCGACTTTAAGTAATAACAATAGCACAGTTGTGTTCAGCGATGGGTATGACTGCGTcggttttaccacaattcCAATTTGGAGTGGAATTTTTGTCACTGCTATTATGGCTTTGATTATGATCTGGGGATTGACTATGATATTGGACATTCGTACCATGGATCGCTTTGACGATCCCAAGGGAAAAACTATCACAGTCGGATCGGCCGAGTAAGAACATTCGCTTCAGTATGTTctaaaatgtaaatatagaTACTTTTTTGTGATTAAGTCGAGTCAAGAACCGGAAAATCAATGAACAAAGAGCGTTTCCTCATGTATAGAAGTTGATTTCTTAACAGCCAATTTGACATCAAACACTggcgtataatatacatgagaAAGGTGTTAGGAGTATGTCGAACATTGTACATTTTTAGTAGGGTGGCAGTATCTTGAGctttatttgtaattttcggTTTagccataaattttttctcgttcaacCGACAAACTTTtactgaagaaaaaatgtttcaatatcGCTGGGTATATTTCAAAGTGTATAATTCAATCCAATAAATCGTCTATCGTTGTTAATTTAATAGACTACGATAGAATTTGTtggagaataaattttgttttctaccAATATCGATGTAAATTATTAACTCAATTTGTCGCAAAAG
This region of Neodiprion virginianus isolate iyNeoVirg1 chromosome 7, iyNeoVirg1.1, whole genome shotgun sequence genomic DNA includes:
- the LOC124308617 gene encoding V-type proton ATPase subunit S1-like; translated protein: MGSRKMFALGFLILVEISAIICGDVAPVLICGGDAADRLEPANPLLKTSQTEFTEILANKVGGSRSPMVVFEQENFCVEDITRNKHQLSGLGLCDYLSAVEAPLSSLEDLDGYNVSREEKPETIEDGQAVIVSISELSTVPELYRNLVANNPNLIAILTGVSCSYNRLERTRRAVTARNDTDAILFYADRILFYSPSGIYAKTGSNDYSLLGTPSNTSTVENGTTQIRLDMVFDTVTLRIQFTKKWAGYWYFEHVIYENDTATETLTSDSAIYFPTGFSYHCSLKSVFYSNTTYVNITDIQVQIDPTLSNNNSTVVFSDGYDCVGFTTIPIWSGIFVTAIMALIMIWGLTMILDIRTMDRFDDPKGKTITVGSAE